The nucleotide window AggttgggggagtgggggagcCGAAGGACACAGTCCGCAGTTTCCTTGGAAACATCTGCACAAATCACAACGTCGTCGGGGCCAAATTCTTTCCAAATGGACGAGCAAGCTCTGGATTCTTGGGTCGTGttatgttcttttaattttttcgtACAGTTTTTGTCTGATTGGACACCATATTGACAGCTCCAGATGGTAGGCCAACGCAGACGCCTCCGTAGTTTACGTCTTTATCTGCTCCTACAGGGCCTCGGCCCGCGCTCGCGCTGGTGGCGGTGGAGTTCCCGCAGCCCGTCGCGCCGCCCGCCGGGAAGCCACGCTCTGGAGCTCCCGGCCACAGGTCCTGGGTGGGAGACAGAGacgcagggcggggcggggagcgggaggccggcgcggggcgcgcgggggACGCCCCTTTCGCCGCCAAGGGCTCAGCGAGCTGAGCGGAAACCTCCCGGCGCCCCGCGCCCTGGCGCCGCTCAGGGACCCATAAGTGTTACTGTTAATTATTCTACATTATTTGCcatcaaaaagtttttgaaaaacagTAGAGTAGGGGGTACTTCATTACTGTTAGAGTGCGTTGACGAAAGACAGCAGGCAGGTGATCTGTGAGCCCTGAGTTGCTGGCCGAAACCGTACTTTCCATTCGATACCAAGATTCTTGGAGCGTTCAGAGAGCACAACAGCAGATACCCCAGCTCTACGCCACGTGCTCCAAGTGGACACAAGGAGTCTCACTGGGACCATCACAATGTGCTCCTCAAGACTGGGCCGAACTTTTGTCATTTTGTTATGGATCGATCGCTCTGCCAGTGCCTTCCATTTATTAAAGATATAACACTCAGATCAAGGGAAGCTTCTGCAGACAGGTTTGCGTATCCCAGGATCACAGTGGGAATAGCCTTCaactcttttcttctctcattctccctccttCCAAAGTGACTGATCTCACGGGGGCCAGGGCCTTGAGTCACACACTTCATGCAGAGAGCCACAGCCCGACTGGGTTATCTTGTGGAAGGAAAGTTCCTCATTCAAGCTTACATTTAGAAGCAGCCAAGCAGTAAAATTGTACCAATATATTCCAATATTTATGGGGATTTCAggtaaagttttgttttcttaaggaaaagagatggtgaaaaagagagacagaggtaggcagtggataaagctgctatcTGAgaagccagtgtcccatgtgggtgccagttcttgtcctggctgacCAATTTCTGATGCAGCGCTCAGCCAATgacctgggtaaagcagcagaggatagcccatgtgcttgggtccctgccacccatgtgggggacacaggtgaagctcctgactcctggatttggcctgccaCAGCTTACCCAAAACTGGCTTCCAcgtgtggggacccatgagccggccatgggcccacatgctaaggcctaGCTTGCTGACCACTGGCATTAGTTattgctgtgtggatgtttatggttactgttgagctgtgatattgggaccgtttcataaccccaggctagagtcaaaacaactatggccttggggcttcccatacttcttttcccactgaccaaggctgagaaaacaccaggtggaagcttgttgttagcaccTAAGTTGCCTGCTAcatgaccaggagcttgattggatgaaggcgcgtgatcacctttatggttggacaaggagcgcatggactgtgcgtgatcaggcacccgactggagcaccgccgcatggactgtagcatggactaagcttgcttacatgcttctgcaatgttatactatataagctgtttgtgatatggtacgggagcttcccctttctttcggagctccccttgctcaagggtttctctttctatcctgtttaaataaaagtctactgaagaccgatcagcTGGAAGCAGTGtcattcctttgcgggcaagggagcgacaccacgtccatctgagaagtgaaccagcatacggaagatctctctctttctttctctctctctccctctctctataacccttttaaataaattaattaatcaaagaaagagacagagacacagagtcaAAGAGCATAAATACATATAGTCTCTTTATCTCTGTTACCCATTTTTCTTtgtgaaacaaagaaacaaatgtgCAAGCAAGGAGATAAAAGCCCTGTGACAGGGATGGCAGAATTGGAGAATGGGAAGActatttccaggttcctggatctGCAGAACCAGCTTGGATTGCCTGCACCAGACTTTTATTAAAGTCTGTTTTTATAAGCCCTTATAAACTTCGTGTTTTTGTGCAGGCTCAGAAAGGCAATCCCTGGCGAAGTCATTATGGAATCAGTTGCCTGCATTTCTCTGAGACCACCAGCATTTACCAATATGAACATCCCTGCTGATCAGGACAAAGGGGCTGACACAGGCATAACTGAGTCctagaaatatttgaatatttaatattgtGGAATCCCTGGTCAGGGTGGACCCTGTGtagaaggagaaaatgaaatctgtccAATAGGAGAACAGGAAACAGGTCATGAGAACGAGAGTGCTCTGAGTAGCTCTGACCTCTGGGCTGGAATGTTTTGCAGTCCTGAAGCTCTGGAGGTAGAGGACGTGCTTGTGATGTTTGTACAGACGGAGAGCCATGTGCCCACTGCTCCAGCCCATGGCACTCTGAAAGGTGAGGTCCCGAAGGGCCATGAGGGAGAGGAAAAGCCACCTGACTATTCGCCCAGCTGGTAGCATGTAGCAATATTCAGCATACATTCTAACTCCAGACCCGTTCACGCTGTTGactgctgtgatgtagtggagcAGGTTAGAGCTTATGAGAAGACTAAAGACCCAGAAGAGGAGGAGGTAGGGAAGAAGTTGCCAGGCAGTGCGGGGTTTGAGCTTTCTCCACCAGGTGGTCCTGGGACTGACAGTGACAGCCTGGACTACACTGAGGAGGCAGGTGGTGCAGATGGAGAGGCTCCGAGCCACCCTGTTCAGGTACATCACAGCTTTACAAACAATGTCACCTAGGAAGTTACTGAAATAAATGACAGTGGCTATGTCTCTGATCCCTGTGGTGCAAATAATGAGTATGCTTGAAACAGCCAAGTGGATGAGCATAAGGCCTGTGGGTTTTTTCTCAGACCCAATGACTAATGTACACACATATCTCACAAGCACAAGGAAGTTCCCCACAACTCCAGGTCCAGTGAGAGAAAAGAAGATTATTCTCTGGATGATGTCGCTCCACCTCATTTTCTAAGTTCAGGAACAGAACTAGGGAAACCTTTCAAGGaacacaaataagtaaaaatgaccAAGGGCAGGCCTGTGCATTATCTCTGTTTTTACTGAAAAGAACAGAATCTGAAATATGTACGTGTCCAtagttctctcctcttcctttctccctttcttcgaTCTTACTCTGTTGACGCAGAGATGGTAATAACTACAATTTAATGCACGTTTTATGTTAGTGCATCACCTG belongs to Oryctolagus cuniculus chromosome 5, mOryCun1.1, whole genome shotgun sequence and includes:
- the ORYCUNV1R1646 gene encoding vomeronasal 1 receptor oryCunV1R1646 (The RefSeq protein has 2 substitutions compared to this genomic sequence), translating into MRWSDIIQRIIFFSLTGPGVVGNFLVLVRYVCTLVIGSEKKPTDLMLIHLAVSSILIICTTGIRDIATVIYFSNFLGDIGCKAVMYLNRVARSLSICTTCLLSVVQAVTVSPRTTWWRKLKPRTAWQLLPYLLLFWVFSLLISSNLLHYITAVNSVNGSGVRMYAEYCYMLPAGRIVRWLFLSLMALRDLTFQSAMGWSSGHMALRLYKHHKHVLYLQSFRTAKHSSPEVRATQSTLVLMTCFLFSYWTDFIFSFYTGSTLTRDSTILNIQIFLGLSYACVSPFVLISRDVHIGKCWWSQRNAGN